A stretch of the Ictidomys tridecemlineatus isolate mIctTri1 chromosome 5, mIctTri1.hap1, whole genome shotgun sequence genome encodes the following:
- the Zfhx2 gene encoding zinc finger homeobox protein 2: MATLNSASTTGTTPSPGHNALSPPPDTSSSSTPSDPVTKDPLAAPSTSESMRPSEPRGQPLESGCGLVPPKEPQEEPGYGHFPPKDVGVGKDKEQEEEGLPPMDLKNHLFFTAGGEAYLVATLSLAGSSEFLLPKGFPWGEAGIKKEPSLPLLANPPPAHLTALHIQHGFDPIQGFSSSDQILSHDTSAPSPAACEERDGAFWSYQLAPNPPGDPKDGPIGSKGEDHRAFFWLCLLCRLGFSRPQSFMGHTQSHGVKLTLAQHQGLLCSPAVLQEGEEGCMALISFLEPKSLTCSSLEKPLDNSSTANMEENVAQTKDGPPEAEVQGLVLPAEEVMALSPPSPPATLTTWDPSPTQAKESPVAAGEAGPDWFPEGQEEDVGLCPPLNQSSPTSKEGATLPAPVGSPEDPNDPPQPYRLADDYTPAPAAFQGLSLSSHMSLLHSRNSCKTLKCPKCNWHYKYQQTLDVHMREKHPESNSHCSYCSAGGAHPRLARGESYNCGYKPYRCDVCNYSTTTKGNLSIHMQSDKHLANLQGFQAGPGGQGSPPEASLPPSTGDKEPKTKSSWQCKVCSYETNISRNLRIHMTSEKHMQNVLMLHQGLPLGLPPGLVGPGPPPPPGAAPNNPPELFQYFGPQVLGQPQTSMPGPGLRPDKPLEAQLLLNGFHHLGAPARKFPTPAPGNLSPETHLPPSQLLSSSSDGLPTSPPPDDSPSPKVFRCLVCQAFSTDSLELLLYHCSVGRSLPEAEWKEVAGDTHRCKLCCYGTQLKANFQLHLKTDKHAQKYQLAAHLREGGGAMGTPSPVPLGDGTPYGSVSPLHLRCNICDFESNSKEKMQLHARGSAHEENSQIYKFLLEMEGAEVGTEPGLYRCLLCAWETPSRLAVLQHLRAPAHRDAQAQRRLQLLQNGPTAEEGLSGLQSILSFSHGPLQTPGKAPVTSLAEPPTPEKDAQNKTEQLASEEAENRTGPSRDSANQTTVYCCPYCSFLSPESDQVKAHTLSQHAVQPKYRCPLCQEQLVGRPALHFHLSHLHNVVPECVEKLLLVATTVEMTFMTKVLPGPILSPLEDDPAPPTPGPEPTPSRDQAAEGPNLTPEASPDPLPEPPQTQVEVPDKPSGSPDHPSSSAPSPVLRPDTQAEEVAPPSTMAEEEEGTVGEPRSAELAPADSRHPLTYRKTTNFALDKFLDPARPYKCTVCKESFTQKNILLVHYNSVSHLHKMKKAAIDPSGPSRGEAGAPPTTAATTDKPFKCTVCRVSYNQSSTLEIHMRSVLHQTRSRGAKTDAKTEGPERSQEEPKEGETEGEVGTEKKGPDPSGFISGLPFLTPPPPPLDLHRFPAPLFTPPVLPHFPLVPESLLKLQQQQLLLPFYLHDLKVGPKLALAGPAPMLSLPATTPPPPPPPPKAELAEQEWERRPLAEEGSEAGPSSPPHPSPNEAARTAAKALLENFGFELVIQYNEGKQAVPPPPTPPPPEALAGGDKLACGACGKLFSNMLILKTHEEHVHRRFLPFEALSRYAAQFRKSYDSLYPPPVEPPKPPDGSLEPPAPQLGPPFLVPEPEAGGSRAPEERSRPGGRWPLEEEESSRGNLPPLVPPGRRFSRTKFTEFQTQALQSFFETSAYPKDGEVERLASLLGLASRVVVVWFQNARQKARKNACEGGPVPTGGGTGGASGCRRCHTTFSCVFELVRHLKKCYDDQTPEEEEEEAERGEEEEELEEEEVEEEQSLEPPAGPVGPSPEPLEMEELSQAEATKPGGKEPEGKDPPSPSPAHSCDQCGITFPSQDLLTSHRRLHILPSVQPSAPPQLLDLPLLVFGERNPLVAGTPPVPGPPLKRKHEEGSLSPTGSEVGGGGEGEPPRDKRLRTTILPEQLEILYRWYMQDSNPTRKMLDCISEEVGLKKRVVQVWFQNTRARERKGQFRSTPGGVPSPAAKPTVTPTPAPFPKFNLLLGKMDDGTGREASKREAPAFPYPTVTPTAGPLPFLPPGKEAITSTETPLPLPLPAPPSEDEIPEEPSKASPESEACSPSAGDLSDSSASSLAEPESPSGGTSGGLGGGSGIPDGMGQRRYRTQMSSLQLKIMKACYEAYRTPTMQECEVLGEEIGLPKRVIQVWFQNARAKEKKAKLQGVVVGSSGGNSEGPLAAQRTDCPYCDVKYDFYVSCRGHLFSRQHLAKLKEAVRAQLKNESKCYDLAPAPEVPPTPKAPSVTTPASVPIGAAPALPRLAPVLLSSPALAQPPLSSLAPFSSGPAASSGLLGLATSVLPATTVVQTAGPGRPLPQRSVPDQTDTSTASTTDSVPGPLTEPSGDKVSGERKPVVAPTNPSTDALKNLKALKATVPALLGGQFLPFPLPPTAGTSPPAVFGPQLQGAYFQQLYGMKKGLFPMNPVIPQTLIGLLPNALLQPPPQPPEPTATAPPKPPELPAPGEGEAGEADELLTGSTGISTVDVTHRYLCRQCKMAFEGEAPATAHQRSFCFFGRGSGGPMPPPLRVPICTYHCLACEVLLSGREALASHLRSSAHRRKAAPPPGGPPITVTNTATAAPAAVAFAKEEARLPHTDSNPKTTTTSTLLAL; this comes from the exons ATGGCCACCCTTAATTCAGCCTCGACCACTGGCACCACCCCCTCCCCTGGGCACAATGCCCTATCCCCACCTCCGGACACCTCCTCTTCCAGCACCCCCTCTGATCCTGTCACCAAAGATCCCCTTGCTGCCCCCTCCACCTCTGAGAGCATGAGGCCCTCAGAGCCAAGGGGACAGCCTCTGGAGTCAGGCTGTGGCCTTGTCCCACCAAAGGAGCCCCAAGAAGAGCCTGGCTATGGTCACTTCCCACCAAAGGATGTGGGGGTGGGAAAAgacaaggagcaggaggaggaagggctcCCTCCCATGGACCTGAAAAACCACTTATTCTTCACAGCTGGTGGCGAGGCCTACCTAGTAGCCACGTTATCCCTGGCAGGCAGCAGTGAATTCCTGTTACCAAAGGGCTTCCCCTGGGGTGAGGCAGGCATCAAGAAAGAGCCCAGCCTGCCTCTCCTTGCCAATCCACCCCCTGCACATCTTACTGCCCTTCACATTCAACATGGCTTTGACCCAATCCAAGGCTTTAGCTCTTCTGACCAAATTCTGTCCCATGATACCTCAGCGCCATCTCCGGCTGCCTGTGAGGAAAGGGATGGAGCCTTCTGGAGCTACCAGCTGGCTCCAAACCCACCCGGAGATCCCAAAGATGGCCCCATAGGGAGCAAAGGGGAAGACCACAGGGCATTTTTCTGGCTCTGCCTTCTGTGCCGCCTGGGTTTCAGCAGGCCCCAGTCCTTTATGGGGCATACACAGTCTCATGGGGTGAAGCTAACTCTTGCCCAACACCAGGGCCTGCTGTGTAGCCCAGCTGTGCTCCAGGAGGGGGAAGAAGGCTGCATGGCCCTCATAAGCTTTTTGGAACCAAAATCCCTCACTTGCTCCTCTCTTGAAAAGCCCCTTGACAACAGTAGCACAGCAAACATGGAGGAGAATGTAGCCCAGACCAAGGATGGCCCTCCTGAGGCAGAAGTCCAGGGCCTTGTCCTCCCTGCTGAAGAAGTCATGGCTCTCAGCCCACCCTCCCCACCTGCAACCCTAACCACCTGGGACCCCAGCCCAACCCAAGCCAAAGAATCGCCAGTAGCAGCAGGCGAGGCAGGGCCAGATTGGTTCCCTGAGGGGCAAGAAGAGGATGTAGGGCTCTGTCCCCCACTCAACCAAAGCTCACCCACCTCCAAGGAGGGGGCAACTCTTCCTGCTCCAGTGGGCTCCCCTGAAGACCCCAACGACCCACCCCAGCCCTACCGCCTGGCTGATgactacaccccagcccctgcgGCCTTCCAGGGCCTCAGCCTATCCAGCCACATGTCCCTGCTACATTCACGCAACTCCTGCAAGACACTCAAGTGTCCCAAGTGCAACTGGCACTACAAGTACCAGCAGACTCTGGATGTGCACATGAGAGAAAAGCACCCTGAGAGCAATAGTCACTGTAGCTATTGCAGCGCCGGGGGAGCCCACCCCCGCCTTGCTCGTGGAGAGAGCTACAACTGCGGCTATAAGCCCTATCGCTGTGATGTCTGCAACTACTCTACCACCACCAAAGGCAACCTCAGCATCCACATGCAGTCTGACAAGCACCTTGCCAACCTGCAGGGCTTCCAGGCAGGGCCGGGAGGACAGGGAAGTCCCCCAGAGGCATCACTCCCACCCTCCACGGGTGACAAAGAGCCCAAGACCAAATCATCCTGGCAGTGCAAGGTGTGCAGCTATGAGACAAACATCTCCCGCAACCTACGCATCCATATGACCTCTGAGAAGCACATGCAGAATGTATTAATGCTGCACCAGGGACTGCCGCTGGGCCTGCCACCTGGGCTGGTAGGGCCAGGACCTCCTCCCCCACCAGGAGCTGCCCCAAACAACCCCCCTGAACTCTTCCAGTACTTTGGGCCCCAGGTCCTAGGGCAGCCTCAGACTTCCatgcctggccctgggctgaggcCAGATAAGCCCTTGGAAGCCCAGCTACTTCTCAATGGTTTCCACCACCTTGGAGCACCTGCCCGCAAGTTTCCAACACCTG CTCCTGGCAACCTTTCCCCAGAGACCCATCTGCCTCCAAGTCAGCTCCTGAGCTCCTCATCAGACGGCCTACCCACCTCACCACCCCCAGATGATAGCCCGTCCCCAAAGGTGTTCCGCTGCCTAGTGTGCCAGGCCTTTAGCACAGACAGCCTGGAGCTGCTGCTCTACCACTGCAGTGTAGGCCGGAGCCTCCCAGAAGCTGAATGGAAGGAGGTGGCAGGTGACACCCACCGCTGCAAGCTCTGCTGCTATGGCACCCAGCTCAAGGCCAACTTCCAGCTCCACCTCAAGACTGACAAACATGCTCAGAAGTACCAGCTGGCAGCCCACCTTCGGGAGGGGGGTGGGGCCATGGGCACCCCTTCCCCAGTCCCCCTGGGGGATGGGACCCCTTATGGGTCTGTCTCCCCACTGCACTTGCGCTGCAACATCTGTGACTTTGAGTCCAACAGCAAGGAGAAGATGCAGCTGCATGCCCGGGGGTCAGCCCATGAAGAAAACAGCCAGATCTATAAg TTTCTGCTGGAAAtggagggagcagaggtgggCACAGAGCCAGGGCTTTACCGCTGCCTGCTCTGTGCCTGGGAGACACCCTCCCGCTTGGCTGTGCTGCAACACCTGCGTGCCCCTGCCCACCGTGATGCCCAGGCCCAGAGGCGTCTACAGCTGCTACAGAATGGCCCGACAGCAGAGGAAGGACTCTCAGGTCTTCAAAGCATCCTAAGCTTCAGCCATGGGCCACTCCAAACTCCTG GGAAGGCTCCTGTCACCTCCTTAGCTGAGCCACCCACTCCTGAGAAAGATGCCCAGAACAAGACAGAGCAGTTGG CTTCTGAAGAGGCAGAGAATAGGACTGGGCCTTCCAGAGACAGTGCCAACCAGACCACG GTATACTGCTGTCCATATTGCAGCTTCCTGAGCCCAGAGTCTGACCAGGTCAAGGCTCATACTCTCTCTCAGCATGCAGTGCAGCCTAAATACAGGTGCCCACTGTGCCAGGAGCAGCTGGTAGGCCGGCCTGCCTTGCACTTCCACCTCAGCCACCTTCACAATGTGGTGCCTGAGTGTGTGGAAAAGCTGCTTCTTGTG GCCACAACTGTAGAGATGACCTTTATGACCAAAGTGCTGCCTGGGCCCATACTAAGCCCTCTGGAGGACGACCCAGCACCCCCCACTCCTGGGCCAGAGCCCACACCCAGCAGAGATCAGGCAGCAG AAGGCCCTAACTTGACCCCAGAAGCCAGCCCAGATCCTCTTCCTGAGCCTCCCCAGACTCAGGTTGAGGTCCCAGACAAGCCCTCGGGGAGCCCTGATCATCCCTCTTCTTCAGCCCCATCTCCTGTCCTTCGGCCTGATACCCAAGCTGAAGAAGTGGCTCCTCCATCCACAATggctgaggaggaagaggggactGTGGGGGAGCCCCGCTCTGCAGAGCTAGCCCCAGCTGACTCTCGCCACCCTCTGACCTATCGGAAGACCACCAACTTTGCCCTTGACAAGTTTCTTGATCCTGCCCGGCCCTATAAGTGTACTGTGTGTAAAGAGTCCTTTACCCAGAAGAATATCCTCTTGGTTCACTATAATTCTGTCTCCCATCTTCATAAGATGAAGAAGGCGGCCATTGACCCCTCTGGCCCTAGTCGGGGAGAAGCTGGTGCCCCACCCACCACTGCTGCCACCACAGACAAGCCCTTTAAATGCACAGTCTGCCGAGTTTCCTACAACCAGAGCTCCACCCTGGAGATCCACATGCGATCAGTTCTGCATCAGACTCGCTCACGGGGGGCCAAGACTGATGCCAAGACTGAGGGGCCAGAGCGTAGTCAAGAAGAGCccaaggaaggagagacagagggggaggtGGGCACTGAAAAGAAGGGGCCTGACCCCAGTGGTTTCATATCTGGACTGCCCTTCCTAACCCCACCTCCCCCTCCCTTGGACCTGCACCGATTTCCAGCCCCTCTCTTCACTCCACCAGTCCTACCCCACTTCCCTCTAGTGCCCGAATCACTGCTTAAACTCCAACAGCAGCAGCTGCTCCTGCCCTTCTACCTCCATGACCTCAAGGTGGGGCCCAAGCTGGCACTGGCTGGGCCTGCACCTATGCTTTCCCTGCCAGCTACcactccacctcccccacccccaccccccaaggcTGAGCTAGCTGAGCAGGAATGGGAGCGGCGCCCCCTGGCAGAGGAGGGGAGTGAGGCAGGGCCCTCCTCACCACCCCACCCATCACCCAATGAGGCTGCCCGTACTGCGGCCAAAGCCCTTCTAGAAAACTTTGGCTTTGAGCTGGTGATTCAGTACAATGAAGGAAAGCAGGCTGTGCCCCCTCCCCCAACGCCTCCTCCCCCAGAGGCCCTAGCAGGTGGAGACAAGCTGGCCTGTGGAGCTTGTGGAAAGCTCTTCTCCAATATGCTCATCCTCAAGACACACGAGGAGCATGTCCATCGCCGCTTTCTGCCTTTTGAGGCTCTGAGCCGGTATGCAGCTCAGTTTCGAAAGAGCTATGATAGCCTTTACCCACCCCCTGTGGAGCCTCCCAAGCCTCCTGATGGGTCTCTAGAGCCACCTGCTCCCCAGCTGGGCCCACCTTTCCTGGTCCcagagcctgaagcaggagggtccCGTGCTCCTGAAGAACGAAGCCGGCCAGGAGGACGCTGGCCCCTAGAGGAGGAAGAAAGCTCCAGAGGGAATCTTCCTCCCCTAGTTCCTCCAGGCCGCCGCTTTTCCAGAACCAAGTTCACAGAGTTCCAGACCCAGGCCCTGCAGTCTTTCTTTGAGACCAGTGCCTACCCCAAGGACGGAGAGGTGGAGCGGCTCGCAAGTCTCTTGGGTCTAGCTAGCCGTGTGGTGGTAGTGTGGTTCCAGAATGCCCGTCAAAAAGCACGCAAAAATGCCTGCGAGGGTGGGCCTGTGCCCACGGGAGGAGGCACAGGGGGAGCTTCTGGCTGCAGGCGCTGCCACACCactttttcctgtgtttttgaGTTGGTGCGGCACCTCAAGAAATGCTATGACGACCAGACCcctgaagaggaggaagaagaggcagagagaggggaagaggaggaagagttagaagaagaagaagtagaagagGAGCAGAGTCTGGAGCCCCCAGCAGGGCCTGTGGGTCCATCACCGGAACCTCTAGAAATGGAGGAGCTGAGCCAGGCAGAGGCAACAAAGCCAGGAGGCAAAGAGCCAGAAGGGAAAGATCCTCCCTCACCTTCCCCAGCTCACAGCTGTGACCAATGTGGCATCACTTTCCCCAGCCAGGACCTCCTGACAAGTCACCGCCGACTACATATCCTGCCATCTGTGCAACCCAGTGCTCCCCCTCAGCTCTTAGATCTACCCTTGCTAGTGTTTGGGGAGCGAAACCCTCTGGTGGCAGGGACCCCACCAGTGCCAGGCCCACCCCTCAAACGGAAGCATGAAGAGGGCAGCTTATCCCCCACAGGCAGTGAAGTAgggggtggaggggagggtgAGCCCCCCAGGGACAAGCGCCTGCGTACTACCATCCTGCCTGAGCAGCTGGAGATCCTGTATCGGTGGTACATGCAGGACTCCAATCCAACACGCAAGATGCTTGACTGCATCTCTGAAGAGGTGGGGCTCAAAAAGAGAGTGGTACAGGTCTGGTTCCAGAATACCAGGGCCCGGGAGAGGAAAGGCCAGTTTCGAAGCACTCCTGGAGGGGTGCCTAGTCCAGCAGCCAAACCCACTGTCACACCCACCCCTGCACCTTTCCCCAAATTTAACCTCCTATTGGGCAAGATGGATGATGGGACTGGGAGAGAAGCCTCAAAGAGGGAAGCACCTGCTTTTCCCTATCCTACAGTCACCCCTACTGCAGGACCTCTGCCTTTCCTGCCACCTGGGAAAGAGGCCATCACATCAACAGAAACACCGTTACCTCTCCCACTACCCGCTCCACCAAGTGAAGATGAGATACCAGAGGAACCATCTAAAGCTTCTCCAGAAAGTGAGGCTTGCAGTCCATCTGCAGGAGACCTAAGTGATTCATCTGCTTCCAGCCTAGCTGAACCAGAGTCCCCCAGTGGAGGGACCAGTGGGGGGCTGGGAGGTGGGAGTGGGATTCCAGATGGAATGGGGCAGCGGCGCTACAGGACCCAGATGAGCAGCCTGCAGCTGAAGATCATGAAAGCTTGCTATGAAGCCTACCGCACCCCAACCATGCAGGAGTGTGAGGTGCTAGGGGAAGAGATTGGGCTGCCCAAGAGAGTCATTCAGGTCTGGTTCCAGAATGCTCGAGCCAAGGAAAAGAAGGCCAAATTGCAGGGGGTGGTTGTGGGAAGTAGTGGGGGCAACAGCGAGGGCCCCTTGGCAGCCCAGCGCACTGACTGCCCTTACTGTGATGTCAAGTATGATTTCTATGTTTCCTGCCGAGGCCATCTTTTTTCCCGTCAGCACCTGGCCAAACTTAAAGAGGCAGTCCGAGCCCAGCTGAAGAATGAAAGCAAGTGCTACGACTTGGCCCCAGCACCTGAGGTCCCCCCAACTCCCAAGGCCCCATCTGTCACCACACCTGCTTCAGTGCCCATTGGagctgccccagccctgcctcgCCTGGCCCCAGTGCTCTTGTCCAGCCCAGCTCTGGCCCAGCCACCACTCAGCAGCTTAGCTCCTTTCAGCTCAG GCCCTGCAGCCTCCTCAGGCCTCCTTGGCCTTGCCACTTCAGTCCTGCCTGCTACCACAGTGGTCCAGACTGCTGGCCCCGGACGCCCCTTACCTCAGAGATCTGTGCCCGACCAAACTGACACCTCAACAGCAAGCACCACGGACTCTGTCCCGGGCCCACTTACCGAGCCCTCCGGGGACAAGGTCTCTGGTGAGCGAAAGCCAGTTGTGGCCCCTACCAACCCCTCCACTGATGCCCTCAAGAACCTCAAAGCATTGAAGGCCACTGTCCCAGCCCTGTTGGGGGGCCAATTCCTGCCCTTCCCATTACCCCCCACAGCAGGGACATCACCGCCAGCCGTCTTTGGCCCCCAGTTACAGGGGGCCTACTTTCAACAGCTCTATGGCATGAAGAAGGGGCTATTTCCTATGAACCCTGTGATACCTCAGACCCTCATTGGGCTGCTCCCCAatgccctcctccagccaccaccccagccccctgagccCACAGCCACAGCACCTCCAAAGCCTCCTGAATTGCCTGCTCCTGGGGAGGGggaagctggggaggctgatgagCTGCTGACAGGCAGTACTGGCATCTCCACTGTGGATGTGACTCATCGCTACCTGTGCCGCCAATGCAAGATGGCATTTGAAGGGGAGGCCCCAGCTACTGCCCACcagagatccttctgcttctttGGACGGGGTTCTGGGGGTCCCATGCCCCCCCCACTGCGAGTGCCCATCTGCACCTACCATTGCCTGGCGTGTGAGGTGCTGCTGAGTGGGCGTGAAG